From a region of the Gemmatimonadota bacterium genome:
- a CDS encoding TonB-dependent receptor, with the protein MRARSWIPLALLLVHAAQTASADAAPKPGAVLRGIVTDSATGDGLFSANAILSRPNGDTVVGRLTGEKGDFFFENLAAGLYRLKVSYMGYRTKTIEITVRKNKPQEISITLDEAAFEVDAVQVTASRRPEKILEAPASVQVVGKEAIRAVKSMTPADNITALPAVDVVRSGLNQANVVVRGFNNVFSGATLTLVDNRIARVPSLRVNAYQFIPTATDDLDRIEIVSGPGSALYGPNSANGVIHMLTRSPFDSPGTEVSASGGERGVTMGSVRHAMKLGENVAYKVTVQQQQGNDWQFTDRLEAEARENAIALGALADTLSIGRRDYDIDRLGVEGRLDVRMNGKSSLILGGGYNRASNVEMTGVGGAQIVDHTYSYLQGRLLYGGWFLQSFVNMSDAGDSYLLRTGEGMIDESKLIVTQLQHGMDLGENQDFTYGMDVLLTRPETKGTILGRNEDDDNIDEVGGYFQSETRLSNALKLVAAARLDHHNRLEGVVFSPRAAIVYGKSDQRKFRLTYNRAYSTPSSTELFVDVIAMNDVFGFSDFGMNSFQSDVLYRGVPDEGYTFRKDANGGLGGLYMQSPFNPLGREAYAPADANVAATSLEASWAWLNARTLVAAQGYPQVLAVSSPGPGDVATTLRVVDIATETLVEVDPSYVMDIDPLIPTIRNTAEVGFKGFLSQTLGASVDVYHNRVNNFVSAVRVETPNVFLDSTSVHAYLLSEGVPEADVAELASKLAEIPLGTITPEGFTGDDAADLMISYRNFGDFSYMGVDMSLLWAPSRLWTGGLNYSYVSRDFFRSADGIGDVALNAPKHKFGGMVAYSDRATGFNAMLRVRYVDAFPVDSGAYTGTIQAYTIADLSASYDFTEATRLNLTIQNILDHRHQEFIGAPELGRLALLGLSQSF; encoded by the coding sequence ATGCGCGCCCGATCGTGGATTCCCCTCGCTCTTCTTCTCGTCCACGCGGCCCAGACCGCCTCTGCCGACGCCGCCCCGAAGCCGGGGGCAGTCCTTCGCGGGATCGTGACGGACTCCGCCACCGGGGACGGCCTCTTCTCGGCCAACGCCATCCTCTCCCGCCCCAACGGGGACACCGTGGTCGGTCGCCTCACCGGCGAAAAGGGCGACTTCTTCTTTGAGAACCTCGCCGCGGGACTCTATCGGCTCAAAGTCTCCTACATGGGCTATCGCACGAAGACGATCGAGATCACCGTCAGGAAGAACAAGCCACAGGAGATTTCGATCACCCTGGATGAGGCCGCCTTCGAAGTGGACGCGGTTCAGGTCACGGCATCCCGCCGCCCGGAGAAGATCCTGGAGGCCCCCGCATCCGTGCAGGTGGTCGGCAAGGAAGCCATTCGCGCAGTGAAGTCCATGACGCCCGCGGACAACATCACCGCGCTCCCGGCCGTGGATGTGGTGCGATCGGGACTCAACCAGGCCAATGTCGTGGTCCGCGGGTTCAACAATGTCTTCTCCGGCGCCACGCTGACCCTCGTGGACAATCGGATCGCGCGCGTTCCGTCGCTTCGCGTGAACGCCTATCAGTTCATCCCGACCGCCACCGATGACCTCGACCGAATCGAGATCGTCTCCGGGCCGGGCTCCGCTCTCTACGGGCCGAACAGCGCGAACGGCGTCATCCATATGCTGACGCGCTCTCCCTTCGACTCCCCGGGAACGGAGGTCTCCGCGTCCGGCGGGGAGCGGGGCGTGACCATGGGATCGGTGCGCCACGCGATGAAGCTCGGCGAGAATGTCGCCTACAAGGTCACGGTCCAGCAGCAGCAGGGGAACGACTGGCAGTTCACGGACCGGCTGGAGGCGGAGGCGCGGGAAAACGCCATCGCTCTGGGAGCACTCGCGGACACGCTCAGCATCGGACGCCGGGATTACGACATCGATCGGCTCGGCGTGGAGGGCCGCCTCGATGTGCGAATGAACGGCAAGTCCTCGCTGATTCTGGGCGGCGGGTACAATCGGGCATCCAATGTGGAGATGACCGGAGTCGGCGGCGCGCAGATTGTGGACCATACTTACAGCTACCTGCAGGGGCGCCTGCTCTACGGCGGCTGGTTCCTCCAGTCGTTCGTGAACATGAGTGACGCGGGAGACTCGTACCTTCTGCGGACCGGCGAAGGCATGATCGATGAGTCCAAGCTCATCGTCACCCAGCTTCAGCACGGAATGGACCTCGGCGAGAACCAGGACTTCACCTACGGCATGGATGTGCTGCTCACGCGTCCGGAGACGAAGGGCACCATCCTCGGCCGCAACGAAGACGACGACAACATCGACGAAGTCGGCGGCTACTTCCAGTCGGAGACGCGGTTGTCGAACGCGCTGAAACTCGTCGCGGCGGCGCGACTCGATCATCACAACCGGCTTGAGGGGGTCGTCTTTTCGCCGCGGGCGGCCATCGTTTACGGGAAGTCCGACCAGCGCAAGTTCCGCCTCACCTACAACCGCGCCTACAGCACACCCAGTTCGACGGAACTCTTCGTGGATGTCATCGCCATGAACGATGTGTTCGGATTCTCGGACTTCGGGATGAACTCCTTCCAGTCGGACGTTCTCTATCGGGGGGTTCCCGACGAAGGCTACACCTTCCGCAAGGACGCCAACGGCGGGCTGGGCGGACTGTACATGCAGTCGCCCTTCAATCCGCTGGGGCGGGAAGCGTACGCACCGGCAGATGCGAATGTCGCGGCGACCAGCCTGGAAGCATCCTGGGCGTGGCTCAATGCGCGAACGCTGGTCGCGGCGCAGGGGTATCCGCAGGTACTCGCGGTCTCCTCTCCCGGCCCGGGAGATGTAGCGACCACCCTTCGCGTGGTGGACATCGCCACGGAGACGCTGGTCGAGGTGGATCCGTCGTATGTCATGGACATCGACCCCCTGATCCCCACCATCCGGAACACGGCGGAGGTCGGCTTCAAGGGCTTCCTGTCGCAGACGCTCGGAGCATCGGTGGATGTCTACCACAACCGCGTGAACAACTTCGTCTCGGCGGTGCGCGTGGAGACGCCCAATGTCTTTCTGGACTCCACCAGCGTTCACGCCTACCTGCTGTCGGAAGGCGTGCCGGAGGCGGATGTCGCCGAACTGGCGTCCAAGCTTGCGGAGATCCCGCTGGGCACCATCACGCCGGAGGGCTTCACCGGCGACGACGCGGCCGACCTCATGATCTCCTACCGGAACTTCGGCGACTTCTCCTACATGGGCGTGGACATGTCGCTCCTGTGGGCGCCGTCAAGACTGTGGACGGGCGGACTCAACTACTCGTATGTGAGCCGGGACTTCTTCCGATCCGCCGACGGGATCGGCGATGTCGCGCTCAACGCTCCGAAACACAAGTTCGGCGGGATGGTCGCCTATTCAGACCGCGCCACCGGATTCAACGCCATGCTGCGTGTCCGGTATGTGGACGCCTTCCCCGTGGACTCGGGAGCGTACACCGGCACCATTCAGGCGTACACGATCGCCGACCTCTCCGCCTCGTACGACTTCACGGAGGCCACCCGGCTCAATCTCACCATCCAGAACATCCTGGACCACCGCCATCAGGAGTTCATTGGGGCGCCGGAACTGGGACGACTGGCGCTTCTCGGACTCAGCCAGAGCTTCTGA
- a CDS encoding FlgD immunoglobulin-like domain containing protein produces MTGGGRRRPAFGSAAALGLLIAGAAIACDPGNAPDGEQPYAGARGIGGTAAGSYSHPISLSVCLYDSECNGWLTPDEQELFFIRLSGVGGPADSGHQGNWDLYHAEWDSVAGDWGPDTNLGPGVNTAAGERRPTTTADGDTLLYASGAVIRCAVRTAGVFTQVDSLFVGSDPCLSANASQLYYVKASNIWLADRGPSGAITDWVNHRAAPGAVNSPNAEVRPYISRDGQRLYFSDFGGIRPGGYGNADLWVSELVGAGVWGPPQNLGAPVNTDGPACTPWASVGEDRLVISSGVSEGTRGIEDLWVLHADSSVAPDTVVHPDGVWAQLGELDGAWNVNAILGETGGTLHAATSPEGAVYRSTDAGASWAKSLLPGAMNAYSLLQTPGGDLYAGTYPDGDVFFSGDDGLSWIATGDIPGATAVRALLSTSDGRVLAGTSPNCDIYATVDSGATWTALGATSAMQNKIATLYEPSPGILLAGGWGRLNRSTDGGATWTGLMLGSGMWSVESFHNDSAGRVWWTGWSHDLHGGQVRWSTDVGVTWTPVASVEADSIHAIRIFDLVETPEGDFLVGFQPGMEQPVCRTGDDGATWTVEGTMTGVREVLRFHKDSGGVIYAATTPNGDLFRWDGGSATGAALPGDGPAPVRMTAVLGGVPNPFRERTVVSWQVPRRTAAELSIVDVAGRHVRSLFAGPASAGLHETAWDGRDESGVAVASGIYFARLRAGESVTFQRVTRVR; encoded by the coding sequence ATGACGGGCGGCGGTCGGCGGCGGCCCGCATTCGGGTCGGCCGCGGCGCTCGGGCTGTTGATCGCGGGCGCGGCGATCGCCTGCGATCCGGGCAACGCCCCGGACGGCGAACAACCCTATGCGGGGGCTCGCGGGATCGGCGGCACGGCGGCCGGTTCGTACAGCCATCCGATCAGCCTCAGCGTCTGCCTCTACGATTCCGAGTGCAACGGGTGGCTCACGCCTGACGAGCAGGAACTCTTCTTCATCCGCCTGTCGGGTGTGGGCGGTCCCGCGGATTCCGGCCATCAGGGCAACTGGGATCTCTACCACGCGGAATGGGATTCCGTGGCGGGGGACTGGGGTCCGGACACGAATCTCGGGCCGGGAGTCAACACGGCTGCCGGAGAGCGTCGGCCCACCACGACGGCCGACGGCGACACTCTCCTCTACGCGAGCGGGGCGGTCATTCGATGCGCGGTGCGAACGGCTGGCGTGTTCACGCAAGTCGATTCGCTCTTTGTCGGGTCGGATCCGTGCCTGTCGGCGAATGCGTCGCAGCTTTACTATGTGAAGGCGTCCAACATCTGGCTTGCGGACCGGGGCCCGAGCGGCGCCATCACCGACTGGGTGAACCACCGGGCTGCTCCCGGAGCCGTGAACAGCCCCAACGCGGAGGTTCGGCCCTATATCTCCCGAGACGGCCAGCGGCTCTACTTCAGCGACTTCGGGGGGATTCGGCCCGGAGGCTACGGGAACGCGGACCTGTGGGTGAGCGAGCTTGTGGGGGCAGGCGTCTGGGGTCCGCCGCAGAATCTGGGGGCCCCCGTCAATACGGATGGCCCGGCCTGTACGCCGTGGGCGTCGGTGGGGGAGGATCGGCTGGTCATTTCCTCCGGCGTCTCCGAGGGCACGCGCGGCATTGAGGATCTGTGGGTGCTGCATGCGGATTCGAGTGTGGCGCCGGACACGGTGGTGCATCCCGATGGAGTGTGGGCGCAGCTTGGAGAACTGGACGGCGCGTGGAATGTGAACGCGATTCTCGGAGAGACGGGCGGAACGCTCCACGCCGCGACCTCTCCCGAAGGCGCGGTGTATCGATCGACCGACGCGGGCGCGAGCTGGGCGAAGTCGCTGCTTCCGGGAGCGATGAACGCGTACTCGCTTCTCCAGACGCCCGGCGGGGATCTCTACGCGGGGACCTACCCGGACGGGGATGTGTTCTTCTCCGGTGACGACGGGCTTTCGTGGATTGCTACCGGGGACATCCCGGGGGCCACCGCCGTGCGGGCACTTCTTTCGACCTCCGACGGGCGCGTGCTGGCCGGAACCTCGCCCAACTGCGACATCTACGCCACGGTCGACTCGGGAGCGACCTGGACGGCCCTGGGAGCCACCTCCGCCATGCAGAACAAGATCGCAACGCTCTACGAACCCTCTCCCGGCATTCTGCTGGCGGGAGGATGGGGTCGTCTCAACCGTTCCACGGACGGCGGCGCCACATGGACCGGGCTGATGCTGGGATCGGGAATGTGGAGCGTGGAGAGCTTCCACAACGACTCCGCGGGGCGCGTGTGGTGGACCGGTTGGTCGCATGACCTCCACGGGGGGCAGGTGCGATGGAGCACCGATGTCGGCGTGACCTGGACCCCGGTCGCTTCCGTGGAGGCGGACTCGATCCACGCGATCCGCATTTTCGATCTGGTGGAAACGCCGGAGGGAGACTTCCTGGTCGGGTTCCAGCCGGGAATGGAGCAGCCGGTCTGCCGGACCGGCGACGATGGAGCCACATGGACCGTGGAGGGCACCATGACCGGCGTGCGGGAAGTGCTGCGCTTCCACAAGGATTCCGGCGGCGTGATCTACGCGGCGACCACTCCCAACGGCGACCTCTTCCGATGGGACGGCGGGAGCGCGACCGGCGCTGCGCTGCCGGGCGACGGGCCGGCGCCTGTTCGGATGACGGCGGTTCTCGGCGGCGTGCCGAATCCCTTCCGCGAGCGGACGGTCGTGTCGTGGCAGGTGCCGCGCCGGACGGCCGCGGAGCTGTCGATTGTGGATGTGGCGGGGCGCCATGTGCGTTCGCTCTTCGCGGGGCCGGCTTCGGCAGGATTGCACGAGACCGCGTGGGACGGGCGCGACGAATCGGGCGTGGCGGTCGCTTCCGGGATCTACTTTGCGCGGCTTCGCGCGGGGGAAAGCGTGACCTTCCAGCGCGTCACGAGGGTGCGATGA
- a CDS encoding FlgD immunoglobulin-like domain containing protein: MVPKFLCCRRIVDRLLLALSIPIALAWVLAPQPATACRIGSRWDATAPAGSGAPPAGPASRTGHFADGFSHLVSVGVSNYDSDCNPWLTSDESEIFFIRASGHAGPADSLFEGKWDIYHADWDSVAGDWGPVSNLGPGVNSPNADRSPTTTADGDTLIFASGAIMRVAIRSGGVFSLVDSLFTGMDPCLSEDGSQLYFVRNYDIWVADRGPSGAITDWVNLRALNSFVNTTYREDRPYISRDGTRLFFADFGGPRPGGYGDADLWVSDWDPVMSDWKPPANMGPPVNSDRPTCTPWVSADGRRIYTASESNEGSRGTEDIWISYADSTVAPDSASHVPGDWTLLGDLAGAWNVYDIIGETGGTLLAATSPEGAVFRSTDDGTSWAKTILPGAMKVHVLMETSTGDLYAGTYPRGRVFRSTDGGASWSGTAPIPGAKSIRSLLETSDGRVLAGASPDCAIFATTDGGSSWSALGATSGMKNSVTRMAEPSPGVLLAGGWGDLNRSINGGSSWSRIILGSGMFSFESFTTDSSGTLWMTGWSHHDQGFVRRSNDDGASWTTTSSSVTVDSLNAVRVYDLVEPEAGSLLVGFQPGPERVACLTTDGGSTWDVQESLSGAREILRFHKDSGGVIYAGTTPNGDLFRWDGGSATGAAVPGEGPAPVRMTAVLGGVPNPFRERTVVSWQVPRRTVAELSIVDVAGRHVRSLFAGSASAGLHETAWDGRDESGVAVASGIYFARLHSGESVTFQRVTRVR; this comes from the coding sequence ATGGTGCCGAAGTTCCTCTGCTGTCGCCGGATCGTCGACCGTCTGCTTCTTGCCCTCTCCATTCCGATCGCTCTGGCGTGGGTACTGGCGCCACAGCCCGCCACCGCTTGCCGCATCGGGTCGCGGTGGGACGCCACCGCTCCCGCGGGGTCGGGGGCGCCGCCTGCCGGTCCCGCGTCGCGCACTGGGCACTTCGCGGACGGCTTCAGCCATCTCGTCTCGGTCGGCGTGTCCAACTACGACTCCGACTGCAATCCGTGGCTCACTTCCGACGAGTCGGAGATCTTCTTCATCCGCGCGTCCGGCCATGCCGGGCCTGCGGATTCGCTCTTCGAAGGGAAGTGGGACATCTACCACGCGGACTGGGATTCCGTGGCGGGGGACTGGGGGCCGGTGTCGAATCTGGGACCGGGCGTGAACTCACCCAATGCGGACCGCAGCCCGACGACGACGGCGGACGGGGACACGCTGATCTTCGCATCCGGGGCCATCATGAGGGTGGCGATTCGTTCCGGAGGAGTGTTCTCTCTGGTGGATTCGCTCTTCACGGGGATGGACCCGTGCCTTTCCGAAGACGGATCGCAACTTTACTTCGTGCGCAACTACGACATCTGGGTGGCGGACCGCGGACCGAGCGGCGCCATCACCGACTGGGTGAACCTGCGCGCGCTCAACTCCTTCGTCAATACAACCTACCGGGAGGATCGGCCCTACATCTCCCGTGACGGAACCCGACTCTTCTTTGCGGACTTCGGAGGCCCCCGCCCGGGCGGGTACGGGGACGCGGACCTGTGGGTGAGCGACTGGGATCCGGTCATGAGCGACTGGAAGCCGCCCGCGAACATGGGGCCGCCGGTCAACAGCGACCGGCCCACCTGCACGCCGTGGGTGTCGGCGGACGGACGGCGGATCTACACCGCGTCGGAATCGAACGAGGGAAGCCGCGGCACGGAGGACATCTGGATCTCGTACGCGGACTCGACCGTGGCGCCGGACTCCGCGAGCCATGTGCCGGGAGACTGGACACTCCTGGGCGATCTGGCCGGGGCGTGGAATGTGTACGACATCATCGGGGAGACCGGCGGCACGCTCCTCGCGGCGACTTCCCCGGAGGGCGCCGTCTTCCGGTCGACCGACGACGGCACTTCGTGGGCGAAGACGATTCTGCCCGGCGCGATGAAAGTCCATGTGCTCATGGAGACAAGCACCGGGGATCTGTATGCGGGGACCTACCCGCGGGGGCGCGTATTCCGGTCGACGGACGGGGGGGCATCCTGGAGCGGCACGGCGCCGATCCCCGGCGCGAAGAGCATTCGGTCGCTTCTGGAGACCTCCGACGGGCGCGTGCTTGCGGGCGCGTCGCCGGACTGCGCCATCTTCGCCACGACCGACGGCGGGAGCAGCTGGTCCGCGCTGGGGGCCACTTCCGGCATGAAGAACAGCGTGACGCGGATGGCCGAACCGTCGCCGGGGGTGCTCCTGGCGGGCGGCTGGGGAGACCTGAACCGCTCGATCAATGGCGGGAGTTCGTGGAGCCGGATCATTCTGGGAAGCGGGATGTTCAGCTTCGAGTCGTTCACCACCGACTCCTCGGGGACACTCTGGATGACCGGCTGGAGCCACCACGATCAGGGCTTCGTCAGGAGAAGCAACGACGACGGGGCGTCGTGGACCACGACTTCCTCCTCGGTCACGGTGGATTCGCTGAACGCGGTGCGCGTATACGATCTCGTGGAGCCGGAGGCGGGATCGCTCCTTGTCGGGTTCCAGCCCGGGCCGGAGCGGGTCGCTTGTCTCACCACCGACGGAGGGTCGACCTGGGATGTCCAGGAGTCGCTCTCCGGCGCGCGGGAGATTCTCCGCTTCCACAAAGACTCCGGCGGCGTGATCTATGCGGGGACCACGCCCAACGGCGACCTCTTCCGATGGGACGGCGGGAGCGCGACCGGCGCGGCGGTGCCGGGCGAGGGGCCAGCGCCTGTTCGGATGACGGCGGTCCTCGGCGGCGTGCCAAATCCCTTCCGCGAGCGGACGGTCGTGTCGTGGCAGGTGCCGCGCCGGACGGTCGCGGAGCTTTCGATCGTGGATGTGGCGGGGCGCCATGTGCGCTCGCTCTTCGCGGGTTCGGCTTCGGCGGGGCTGCACGAGACCGCGTGGGACGGGCGCGACGAGTCGGGCGTGGCGGTGGCTTCCGGGATCTACTTTGCGCGGCTTCACTCGGGGGAGAGCGTGACCTTCCAGCGCGTCACGAGGGTCCGATGA
- a CDS encoding ATP-binding protein codes for MSRLSASRREPLQSVVVREAAQRSASTVVAPVLIYLPGVYFADLPPESAWKAVAAGVVLLVSAAFQLVVARAAEAPRANRPSRGRTLFATATLVAGTLWGVLCAYAVTTRGLDTATLILLAGACGLCVASSSLAPCLRVHRAYLGVVALPAAAATLHRGGADGFAAAAVLLLLSGLLTAQGGRAHREYWTALVNRRLLEERAEELEAAQARLDEARRAAPEFLTNMSHETRTPINGITGMAGLLDETDLSREQREYVDSIRRSADALLELITTILEISRVEAGQVSLEDHRFDLARTISGIAETMADAAREKGVDLVVEYPPGVPRLFRGDEGRVRQILTNLAGNALKFTQEGRVRIAVECAREERGTAMVVVAVEDSGVGIPAEKLATVFDKFTQADGSATRRFGGTGLGLAMTRQLTELIGGEIGVESVPGKGSIFRVRLPLALEPAPDANGPRPSTRPAALSARKETSQKLWLSPRSASRPSSGAPMNS; via the coding sequence GTGTCGCGTTTGTCGGCGTCTCGTCGAGAGCCTCTCCAGTCCGTCGTTGTCCGCGAGGCGGCGCAGCGGTCGGCTTCGACTGTGGTGGCTCCGGTGCTGATCTATCTGCCGGGTGTCTACTTTGCGGATCTCCCGCCGGAGTCCGCCTGGAAAGCGGTGGCCGCAGGCGTGGTGCTTCTGGTGAGCGCGGCGTTTCAGCTCGTCGTGGCGCGCGCGGCCGAGGCTCCGCGCGCGAATCGTCCTTCTCGCGGCCGCACGCTCTTCGCCACGGCCACGCTGGTCGCCGGTACGCTCTGGGGGGTGCTCTGCGCGTATGCAGTCACCACGCGCGGACTGGACACCGCGACGCTCATTCTGCTGGCTGGCGCCTGCGGGCTTTGCGTGGCGTCTTCCTCGCTGGCGCCCTGCCTTCGGGTTCACCGCGCGTATCTGGGCGTGGTGGCATTGCCCGCGGCTGCGGCAACCCTCCACCGGGGGGGAGCCGACGGGTTTGCCGCCGCCGCCGTGCTCCTGCTCCTCTCAGGGCTCCTGACCGCGCAGGGGGGGCGCGCCCACCGGGAATACTGGACGGCGCTCGTGAATCGCCGGCTTCTGGAAGAGCGCGCGGAGGAGTTGGAGGCGGCGCAGGCTCGTCTGGATGAAGCCCGTCGCGCGGCGCCGGAGTTCCTCACGAACATGAGCCACGAGACGCGCACGCCGATCAACGGGATCACGGGGATGGCAGGTCTGCTTGACGAGACGGACCTGAGTCGTGAGCAGCGCGAGTATGTCGACTCCATCCGCCGGTCGGCGGACGCGCTGCTCGAACTCATCACGACGATTCTCGAAATCTCGCGGGTCGAGGCCGGGCAGGTTTCGCTGGAGGACCACCGCTTCGATCTCGCGCGGACGATCTCGGGGATTGCCGAGACGATGGCCGACGCGGCACGGGAGAAGGGCGTGGACCTTGTGGTGGAGTACCCGCCGGGAGTTCCACGCCTCTTCCGGGGAGACGAAGGCCGCGTGCGGCAGATTCTCACGAACCTCGCCGGGAACGCGCTCAAGTTCACGCAGGAGGGCAGGGTGCGGATCGCGGTGGAGTGCGCGCGCGAGGAACGCGGCACCGCGATGGTGGTGGTGGCCGTGGAAGACAGTGGCGTCGGGATTCCGGCGGAGAAGCTCGCGACGGTCTTCGACAAGTTCACTCAGGCCGACGGGTCCGCCACGCGCCGGTTTGGCGGTACGGGACTGGGGCTTGCGATGACGCGGCAACTGACGGAACTCATCGGCGGCGAGATCGGCGTGGAGAGTGTCCCGGGCAAGGGGTCCATCTTCCGGGTGCGGCTTCCGCTCGCTCTGGAACCGGCCCCGGACGCAAACGGGCCGCGCCCTTCGACGCGGCCCGCGGCACTGTCCGCCCGGAAGGAGACCTCTCAGAAGCTCTGGCTGAGTCCGAGAAGCGCCAGTCGTCCCAGTTCCGGCGCCCCAATGAACTCCTGA